A part of Homoserinibacter sp. YIM 151385 genomic DNA contains:
- a CDS encoding DUF6993 domain-containing protein, with the protein MPNPIAERPALRRVRGSGRARSALAAAAIAMAGVLALAGCVPQPEPEEPRPAPTASGDASPEPDPAFDPAGGAAGNKAYFDVVNERTLRADSGARAADFAEALADAGFDPKGMEFTADRTSVDLAADSIQFSVLVGDGCLVGQSGPFGYRSIVAEPLETTGRCLVGSARTPD; encoded by the coding sequence GTGCCGAACCCGATCGCCGAGCGACCCGCGCTGCGCCGCGTGCGGGGCTCGGGCCGCGCGCGCAGTGCGCTCGCGGCGGCGGCGATCGCGATGGCCGGCGTGCTCGCGCTCGCGGGCTGCGTTCCGCAGCCGGAGCCCGAGGAGCCGCGGCCCGCGCCGACGGCGAGCGGCGACGCGAGTCCGGAGCCGGACCCCGCCTTCGATCCCGCGGGCGGCGCCGCCGGCAACAAGGCCTACTTCGACGTCGTCAACGAGCGCACCCTGCGCGCCGACTCGGGCGCCCGCGCGGCCGACTTCGCGGAGGCGCTCGCCGACGCCGGCTTCGACCCGAAGGGCATGGAGTTCACCGCCGACCGCACGAGCGTCGATCTGGCGGCCGACAGCATCCAGTTCTCGGTCCTCGTCGGCGACGGCTGCCTCGTCGGGCAGTCGGGTCCCTTCGGCTACCGCAGCATCGTCGCCGAGCCGCTCGAGACGACGGGGCGCTGCCTCGTGGGCTCGGCCCGCACCCCCGACTGA
- a CDS encoding methyltransferase translates to MSDDTVTEARWVAFGPAGAVGSIHRGGEGYTVRLLDDESERGVYPSLESAKGALHAAMKPGSAWPEFREH, encoded by the coding sequence ATGAGCGACGACACCGTCACCGAGGCCCGCTGGGTGGCCTTCGGGCCCGCAGGAGCGGTTGGCTCGATCCACCGCGGAGGCGAGGGCTACACGGTCCGCCTCCTCGACGACGAGAGCGAGCGGGGCGTCTATCCGAGCCTCGAGTCGGCGAAGGGCGCGCTCCACGCCGCCATGAAGCCCGGCTCCGCCTGGCCGGAGTTCCGCGAGCACTGA
- a CDS encoding SCO4848 family membrane protein: MTVAIAVLLFLNAAFNVVTWPRFLKRVIQDPRARDEHGRATTFLTVHIVLVVIALVLAVASAILGVALLAGVA, from the coding sequence GTGACCGTCGCCATCGCCGTGCTCCTCTTCCTCAACGCCGCCTTCAACGTCGTGACGTGGCCCCGCTTCCTCAAGCGCGTGATCCAGGACCCCCGCGCCCGCGACGAGCACGGCAGGGCGACGACCTTCCTCACGGTGCACATCGTGCTCGTCGTCATCGCGCTCGTCCTCGCGGTCGCCTCGGCGATCCTCGGCGTCGCGCTCCTCGCGGGCGTCGCCTGA
- the clpS gene encoding ATP-dependent Clp protease adapter ClpS, translated as MNAATAPEGSDAGGGVLLVGTAPLHSSVQQDEAVQHEDATRFDTPWTTVVWNDPVNLMNYVARVFRRYFGFSPEEAQRLMLQVHHDGRAVVATGPREEMERHVEAMHEFGLWATVGKAGS; from the coding sequence ATGAACGCCGCCACGGCACCGGAGGGATCCGATGCCGGAGGCGGCGTTCTGCTCGTCGGGACCGCCCCGCTGCACTCGTCCGTCCAGCAGGACGAGGCCGTCCAGCACGAGGATGCGACCCGCTTCGACACGCCCTGGACGACCGTCGTCTGGAACGACCCGGTCAACCTCATGAACTATGTCGCGCGCGTCTTCCGCCGCTACTTCGGCTTCAGCCCGGAGGAGGCGCAGCGGCTCATGCTCCAGGTGCACCACGACGGCAGGGCCGTCGTCGCGACGGGGCCGCGCGAGGAGATGGAGCGCCACGTGGAGGCGATGCACGAGTTCGGCCTGTGGGCGACCGTCGGGAAGGCGGGCTCGTGA
- a CDS encoding SDR family oxidoreductase has translation MSRFEQHVILITGGGSGLGRATAVHVAKEGARLALVDVSEAGLAATVEAVQAAAPDAEILTHVADVADEAQVAGYVAATLERFGRVDGFFNNAGIEGKQGATEEYGSEEFARVLSINLSGVFLGLKHVLAVMREQGSGSVVNTASVGGIRGVGNQSGYAAAKHGVVGLTRNSAVEYGQHGVRINAIAPGAIWTPMVEGSMRQIDPQNPEKAAEQFVQANPMKRYGRPEEIGSLVAFLLSDESTFINAAVIPIDGGQSAKY, from the coding sequence ATGTCGCGATTCGAGCAGCACGTCATCCTCATCACCGGCGGCGGGTCCGGCCTCGGCCGCGCCACCGCGGTCCACGTCGCGAAGGAGGGCGCGCGCCTCGCCCTCGTCGACGTCTCGGAGGCCGGCCTCGCCGCGACCGTCGAGGCCGTGCAGGCGGCGGCTCCGGATGCCGAGATCCTCACGCACGTCGCCGACGTCGCCGACGAGGCGCAGGTCGCCGGCTACGTCGCCGCGACGCTCGAGCGCTTCGGCCGGGTCGACGGCTTCTTCAACAACGCGGGCATCGAGGGCAAGCAGGGCGCAACCGAGGAGTACGGGAGCGAGGAGTTCGCGCGCGTCCTCTCGATCAACCTCTCGGGCGTCTTCCTCGGGCTCAAGCACGTCCTCGCCGTCATGCGCGAGCAGGGCTCTGGCTCCGTCGTGAACACCGCGTCCGTCGGCGGCATCCGCGGCGTCGGGAACCAGTCCGGCTACGCGGCCGCGAAGCACGGCGTCGTCGGCCTCACCCGCAACTCCGCCGTCGAGTACGGCCAGCACGGCGTGCGCATCAACGCGATCGCCCCCGGCGCCATCTGGACGCCCATGGTCGAGGGCTCGATGCGCCAGATCGACCCGCAGAACCCGGAGAAGGCGGCCGAGCAGTTCGTGCAGGCGAACCCCATGAAGCGCTACGGGCGCCCCGAGGAGATCGGCAGCCTCGTCGCCTTCCTCCTCAGCGACGAGTCGACCTTCATCAACGCGGCCGTGATCCCGATCGACGGCGGTCAGTCGGCCAAGTACTGA
- a CDS encoding flotillin family protein, whose translation MDFLSTNITVIAVIALIIVALAIVGFVAGRIKRVPPNQALVIVGRGAGGKVAEADTGQRVVIGGRVFIWPILQQGFPVSLEQRQIGIVVEGVDQNFIKLAIQASVNFKVSGTAEGVRRAAQRFLSQQNSLTQIIQQSLEGSLRSIIGNMPIKEIISNRNALSEAVVEATKVDLAEQGLQVDLLNISDISTPGTSYLADLGRAEAAIAKQNAEVKEAESARASEFARIEAAEQIAERQKALSLKQAGIKAETDRANAEAEAAGQLAKAGQDRLVATQEREAVAEQAKVEQERLDIEVRKPAEASAYATVQKANAERDAANAATEADAFKRKTIAEANKVAAVQDAQAAAEAVRLAGVAERDKQVALAEGIRAEGEARAAATAAEGLAEAQATDAKAEALKKYGDAALASEIIGRLPDITRAVAEPLSNIGNLTVVSTDGASAVTKTVGQVASEVPQVVKSLTGLDLSALLGAAAGTALGGGSASADGGSGRKSRTSVAERLDPGAE comes from the coding sequence ATGGACTTCCTCAGCACCAACATCACGGTCATCGCCGTGATCGCGCTGATCATCGTCGCGCTCGCGATCGTCGGCTTCGTCGCCGGCCGCATCAAGCGCGTCCCGCCGAACCAGGCGCTCGTCATCGTCGGCCGCGGGGCCGGCGGCAAGGTCGCCGAGGCCGACACCGGCCAGCGCGTCGTCATCGGCGGCCGCGTCTTCATCTGGCCGATCCTCCAGCAGGGCTTCCCGGTCTCGCTCGAGCAGCGTCAGATCGGCATCGTCGTCGAGGGCGTCGACCAGAACTTCATCAAGCTCGCGATCCAGGCGAGCGTCAACTTCAAGGTCTCCGGCACCGCCGAGGGCGTGCGCCGCGCCGCCCAGCGATTCCTCTCGCAGCAGAACTCGCTGACCCAGATCATCCAGCAGTCCCTCGAGGGCTCCCTCCGCTCCATCATCGGCAACATGCCGATCAAGGAGATCATCTCGAACCGCAACGCGCTGTCCGAGGCGGTCGTCGAGGCGACGAAGGTCGACCTCGCCGAGCAGGGCCTCCAGGTCGACCTGCTCAACATCTCGGACATCTCGACGCCCGGCACGAGCTACCTCGCCGACCTCGGTCGCGCCGAGGCCGCGATCGCGAAGCAGAACGCGGAGGTCAAGGAGGCCGAGTCCGCTCGCGCGTCCGAGTTCGCCCGCATCGAGGCCGCCGAGCAGATCGCGGAGCGTCAGAAGGCGCTCAGCCTCAAGCAGGCCGGCATCAAGGCCGAGACCGACCGGGCGAACGCCGAGGCGGAGGCCGCGGGTCAGCTCGCGAAGGCCGGCCAGGACCGGCTCGTCGCGACCCAGGAGCGCGAGGCCGTCGCCGAGCAGGCGAAGGTCGAGCAGGAGCGTCTCGACATCGAGGTCCGCAAGCCCGCCGAGGCGAGCGCCTACGCGACGGTCCAGAAGGCGAACGCGGAGCGCGACGCGGCGAACGCGGCGACCGAGGCGGACGCCTTCAAGCGCAAGACGATCGCCGAGGCGAACAAGGTCGCGGCCGTGCAGGACGCGCAGGCGGCCGCCGAGGCCGTGCGGCTCGCGGGTGTCGCGGAGCGCGACAAGCAGGTCGCGCTCGCCGAGGGCATCCGGGCCGAGGGCGAGGCGCGCGCCGCCGCGACCGCGGCCGAGGGTCTCGCGGAGGCCCAGGCGACCGACGCCAAGGCGGAGGCGCTGAAGAAGTACGGCGACGCCGCGCTCGCGTCCGAGATCATCGGTCGCCTGCCGGACATCACGCGCGCCGTGGCGGAGCCGCTGTCGAACATCGGCAACCTCACCGTCGTCTCGACGGACGGCGCCTCCGCCGTCACGAAGACGGTCGGCCAGGTGGCGAGCGAGGTGCCCCAGGTGGTCAAGAGCCTCACTGGACTCGACCTCTCGGCACTGCTCGGTGCGGCTGCCGGCACGGCCCTGGGCGGCGGCTCGGCCTCGGCCGACGGCGGCTCGGGTCGGAAGTCCCGCACCTCGGTCGCCGAGCGCCTCGACCCGGGCGCCGAGTAG
- the msrA gene encoding peptide-methionine (S)-S-oxide reductase MsrA, protein MRTFVLAGGCFWCLDAVYRTLEGVQDVVSGYTGGSMPEPDYETVCTGATGHAEAVAVTFDETIIPASVILDVFFTLHDPRQLNRQGADVGTQYRSAMFYEGEEQREEFEAAIARASEIWDGGIVTTLEPLGRWWPAEDYHQDFFAKNPGQGYCLAVALPKVNKVRKSFASYVKAA, encoded by the coding sequence ATGCGCACATTCGTCCTCGCCGGGGGCTGCTTCTGGTGTCTCGATGCGGTCTACCGCACGCTCGAGGGCGTGCAGGACGTCGTCTCGGGCTACACGGGCGGCTCGATGCCCGAGCCCGACTACGAGACCGTCTGCACGGGCGCGACCGGTCACGCGGAGGCCGTCGCCGTCACCTTCGACGAGACGATCATCCCCGCCTCCGTCATCCTCGACGTGTTCTTCACCCTCCACGACCCGCGTCAGCTCAACCGCCAGGGCGCGGACGTCGGCACGCAGTACCGCTCCGCCATGTTCTACGAGGGCGAGGAGCAGCGCGAGGAGTTCGAGGCCGCGATCGCGCGCGCGTCGGAGATCTGGGATGGCGGCATCGTCACGACGCTCGAGCCGCTCGGCCGCTGGTGGCCCGCGGAGGACTACCACCAGGACTTCTTCGCGAAGAACCCCGGCCAGGGGTACTGCCTCGCGGTCGCCCTGCCGAAGGTGAACAAGGTCCGCAAGAGCTTCGCCTCCTACGTCAAGGCCGCCTGA
- a CDS encoding MarR family winged helix-turn-helix transcriptional regulator — MTRNDILESLLVSSHRLVRIAAQRTGSTIPSATWRTLAILEAEGPMRIGELAKASRVTQPGMTRLLAGMVEEELVLRIADTEDSRAWLIRVTAKGSRQLAEWRQTLAEQMQQDFQGLDAEEWALLARAAELLESRIGSRALAS, encoded by the coding sequence ATGACCCGGAACGACATCCTCGAATCCCTCCTCGTGTCGTCGCACCGGCTCGTGCGCATCGCCGCACAGCGCACCGGCTCGACGATCCCCTCCGCCACCTGGCGCACCCTCGCGATCCTCGAGGCCGAGGGGCCGATGCGGATCGGCGAGCTCGCGAAGGCGAGCCGCGTCACGCAGCCCGGCATGACGCGACTGCTCGCCGGCATGGTCGAGGAGGAGCTCGTGCTCCGCATCGCCGACACCGAGGACTCCCGCGCCTGGCTGATCCGCGTCACCGCGAAGGGCTCGCGACAGCTCGCCGAGTGGCGGCAGACCCTCGCCGAGCAGATGCAGCAGGACTTCCAGGGGCTCGACGCCGAGGAGTGGGCGCTGCTCGCGCGCGCGGCCGAGCTGCTCGAGTCGCGCATCGGCAGCCGGGCGCTCGCCTCGTGA
- a CDS encoding metallopeptidase family protein, with the protein MALEMSEEEFERHVVAELDELPDDMVDGLDNVVFVTEPRPEDGSLDLLGLYEGTALTERDRYGFGELPDRIILYREPLLALAEDLDHLRDEIHVTLVHEIAHFYGIDDEELHRLGWA; encoded by the coding sequence ATGGCCCTCGAGATGAGCGAGGAGGAGTTCGAGCGGCACGTCGTCGCCGAGCTCGACGAGCTGCCCGACGACATGGTCGACGGCCTCGACAACGTCGTCTTCGTGACGGAGCCGCGACCGGAGGACGGCTCGCTCGACCTGCTCGGGCTCTACGAGGGCACCGCGCTCACCGAGCGCGACCGCTACGGCTTCGGCGAGCTGCCGGACCGCATCATCCTGTACCGCGAGCCGCTGCTCGCCCTCGCCGAGGACCTCGACCACCTCCGCGACGAGATCCACGTGACCCTCGTGCACGAGATCGCCCACTTCTACGGCATCGACGACGAGGAGCTGCACCGGCTGGGCTGGGCCTAG
- the orn gene encoding oligoribonuclease — protein MTGLDVGVDELVEVAVVVTDSELEPLDPGFSIVIKPDQSALDNMGEFVTDMHRTSGLLEEIPNGVSLADAEYQVLEYILRFAPEHGTAPLAGNTIGTDRMFLAKYMPRIDQHLHYRSIDVSSIKELSRRWFPRAYFQSPEKHGGHRALADILESIRELAYYRKAVFVPQPGPSSEEAKTASAEIVSDWAPRMS, from the coding sequence ATGACCGGCCTCGACGTCGGCGTCGACGAGCTCGTCGAGGTCGCGGTCGTCGTCACCGACTCCGAGCTGGAGCCGCTCGACCCCGGATTCTCGATCGTGATCAAGCCCGATCAGTCGGCGCTCGACAACATGGGCGAGTTCGTGACCGACATGCACCGGACGAGCGGGCTCCTCGAGGAGATCCCGAACGGCGTCAGCCTCGCCGACGCCGAGTACCAGGTGCTCGAGTACATCCTCCGCTTCGCGCCCGAGCACGGCACGGCGCCCCTCGCGGGCAACACGATCGGCACCGACCGGATGTTCCTCGCCAAGTACATGCCGCGCATCGACCAGCACCTGCACTACCGCTCGATCGACGTCTCGAGCATCAAGGAGCTCTCGCGCCGCTGGTTCCCCCGCGCCTATTTCCAGAGCCCCGAGAAGCACGGCGGGCACCGGGCGCTCGCCGACATCCTCGAATCCATCCGCGAGCTCGCGTACTACCGCAAGGCGGTCTTCGTGCCGCAGCCCGGACCGAGCTCGGAGGAGGCCAAGACGGCCTCCGCCGAGATCGTGTCCGACTGGGCGCCGCGGATGTCGTAG
- a CDS encoding NfeD family protein has protein sequence MLPFIIVGAVGLAVVLLSLFVGELFDLLDGAISATGLGSAFTVFGAAGAISTANGLPGWAAYVIAIGVGILVLVGVQLLIRSFRRSEDGAPSSPLGLYGTARTSISTSSGEVSLDGPGEIETRLAFADARIETGTRIRVVEMQGSRVKVEPADAASSSVSAAPEPTTDPTT, from the coding sequence ATGCTCCCCTTCATCATCGTCGGCGCGGTCGGACTCGCGGTGGTGCTGCTCTCCCTCTTCGTCGGCGAGCTCTTCGACCTCCTCGACGGCGCGATCTCGGCCACCGGCCTCGGCAGCGCCTTCACCGTCTTCGGCGCCGCCGGCGCCATCTCCACCGCGAACGGGCTCCCCGGCTGGGCCGCCTACGTCATCGCGATCGGGGTCGGCATCCTCGTCCTCGTCGGCGTGCAGCTGCTCATCCGCAGCTTCCGCCGGTCCGAGGACGGCGCCCCGAGCTCGCCCCTCGGCCTGTACGGCACCGCCCGCACGAGCATCTCGACCTCCTCGGGCGAGGTCAGCCTCGACGGCCCCGGCGAGATCGAGACCCGCCTCGCCTTCGCGGATGCCCGCATCGAGACCGGCACGCGGATCCGCGTCGTCGAGATGCAGGGCTCGCGCGTCAAGGTCGAGCCCGCCGACGCAGCGTCCTCCTCCGTGTCCGCGGCCCCCGAGCCCACGACCGACCCGACCACCTGA
- a CDS encoding MFS transporter — MSAHAGTGTRILRQPKQVWAVAFACVVAFMGIGLVDPILPAIAKELRASETETELLFTSYLLVTGLAMLVTSFISSRIGARATLMIGLALIVVFALAAALSGSVDAVIGFRAGWGLGNALFISTALASIVGAASGGSSAAIVLYEAALGLGIAIGPLLGGLLGSLSWRGPFFGVAVLMAIAFIAIAVLLGADDRAARQPTRLSAPLRALRIPALAVLAATALFYNIGFFTLLAWTPFALPEDFSALDLGLTFFGWGVAVAVTSVWVAPLLTARLRRTTVLGLALPVLALDLVAAGLLTSSAAALIVCVVVGGLVLGVLNTVLTEAVMEATELPRSVASSAYSAVRFIGGAVAPPLMALLAALSGSDAVPFLAGAGSVAVATVVVLAGRRALARVDGRGPEPARVEAEAIGVGDAA, encoded by the coding sequence GTGAGCGCGCACGCCGGGACCGGCACCCGCATCCTCCGCCAGCCGAAGCAGGTGTGGGCGGTCGCGTTCGCCTGCGTCGTCGCGTTCATGGGCATCGGCCTCGTCGATCCGATCCTCCCCGCCATCGCGAAGGAGCTCCGCGCGAGCGAGACCGAGACCGAGCTGCTCTTCACGAGCTACCTGCTCGTCACCGGCCTCGCGATGCTCGTCACGAGCTTCATCTCGAGCCGCATCGGCGCCCGTGCGACGCTCATGATCGGCCTCGCCCTCATCGTCGTCTTCGCGCTCGCGGCCGCGCTCTCCGGGAGCGTGGATGCCGTGATCGGCTTCCGCGCCGGCTGGGGGCTCGGCAACGCCCTCTTCATCTCGACGGCGCTCGCGAGCATCGTCGGCGCGGCCTCGGGCGGCAGCTCCGCCGCGATCGTGCTCTACGAGGCGGCGCTCGGGCTCGGCATCGCGATCGGCCCCCTGCTCGGCGGCCTCCTCGGCTCGCTGAGCTGGCGCGGGCCCTTCTTCGGCGTCGCGGTGCTCATGGCGATCGCGTTCATCGCCATCGCGGTGCTCCTCGGGGCGGACGATCGCGCCGCCCGGCAGCCGACCCGGCTCTCCGCCCCGCTGCGCGCGCTGCGCATCCCCGCGCTCGCGGTCCTCGCCGCGACCGCGCTCTTCTACAACATCGGCTTCTTCACGCTCCTCGCCTGGACGCCCTTCGCGCTCCCGGAGGACTTCTCCGCGCTCGATCTCGGCCTCACCTTCTTCGGCTGGGGCGTCGCCGTCGCGGTGACGAGCGTCTGGGTCGCGCCGCTGCTCACCGCGCGTCTGCGCCGCACGACCGTGCTCGGCCTCGCGCTCCCCGTGCTCGCGCTCGACCTCGTCGCCGCCGGGCTCCTCACCTCGAGCGCCGCCGCGCTCATCGTCTGCGTGGTCGTCGGCGGGCTCGTGCTCGGCGTCCTCAACACCGTCCTCACCGAGGCCGTGATGGAGGCGACCGAGCTGCCGAGGAGCGTCGCCAGCTCCGCCTACTCGGCCGTCCGCTTCATCGGCGGCGCGGTCGCCCCGCCGCTCATGGCGCTCCTCGCCGCCCTCAGCGGGAGCGATGCGGTGCCGTTCCTCGCGGGTGCCGGCTCGGTCGCGGTCGCGACCGTCGTCGTGCTCGCGGGCCGGCGCGCGCTCGCCCGCGTCGACGGCCGCGGCCCCGAGCCCGCGCGCGTGGAGGCGGAGGCGATCGGCGTCGGCGACGCCGCCTGA
- a CDS encoding single-stranded DNA-binding protein, with amino-acid sequence MADTITLTGVVATPPRHVETGERLHITSFRLASTQRRFDRAQQKWVDGDTNWYTVTAFRQLAVNAAASIEKGQRVVVSGRLRIRDWTAGERSGTNIEIDAEMLGHDLAWGTSRFTRTSGAGDAAAGQAAQADPGAMPDAAPAPAAEQWATPGSGQSAETSAEPAPELLETPF; translated from the coding sequence ATGGCCGACACCATCACCCTCACGGGCGTCGTCGCGACGCCGCCGCGCCACGTCGAGACCGGCGAGCGGCTGCACATCACGAGCTTCCGGCTCGCGTCGACCCAGCGGCGCTTCGACCGCGCGCAGCAGAAGTGGGTCGACGGCGACACGAACTGGTACACCGTGACCGCGTTCCGGCAGCTCGCCGTGAACGCGGCGGCCTCGATCGAGAAGGGGCAGCGGGTCGTGGTGAGCGGCCGGCTCCGCATCCGCGACTGGACGGCGGGGGAGCGCAGCGGGACGAACATCGAGATCGACGCCGAGATGCTCGGCCACGACCTCGCCTGGGGCACCTCGCGCTTCACGAGGACGAGCGGGGCGGGGGATGCGGCGGCCGGCCAGGCCGCGCAGGCCGACCCCGGCGCGATGCCGGACGCCGCGCCCGCGCCCGCCGCGGAACAGTGGGCGACCCCGGGCTCGGGGCAGTCGGCGGAGACGTCGGCGGAGCCCGCGCCGGAGCTCCTCGAGACGCCGTTCTGA
- a CDS encoding aldo/keto reductase yields MTHLADETRYERLEYARSGRSGLRLPRISLGLWNNFGADRAFAEQRAIALRAFDLGITHFDLANNYGPPPGSAERTFGRILAEDLGPYRDELVISTKAGFDMWPGPYGDLGSRKHLLASLDQSLGRLGLDHVDIFYSHRPDPETPIEETMGALATAVRQGKAIYAGISNYDPEQTRAAAAALRAEGVPLTIHQPRYNMLDRRLERGLLPVLEELGAGAIVFSPLAQGMLTSRYLDGIPEGSRAAEGRWISERNITDEYLEHARALEAIARGREQSLAQLAISWVLRHPQVTSALVGASSVRQLEHTLRALDAPALDDAELAAIEPHAVDGLEGRGR; encoded by the coding sequence ATGACGCATCTCGCCGACGAGACCCGGTACGAGCGCCTCGAGTACGCGCGCAGCGGGCGCAGCGGCCTCCGGCTCCCCCGCATCTCCCTCGGGCTCTGGAACAACTTCGGCGCCGACCGGGCCTTCGCCGAGCAGCGGGCGATCGCGCTCCGCGCCTTCGACCTCGGCATCACCCACTTCGACCTCGCGAACAACTACGGGCCGCCGCCCGGCAGCGCCGAGCGCACCTTCGGCCGCATCCTCGCCGAGGATCTCGGCCCCTACCGCGACGAGCTCGTCATCTCGACGAAGGCCGGCTTCGACATGTGGCCCGGCCCCTACGGCGATCTCGGCTCGCGCAAGCACCTGCTCGCGAGCCTCGACCAGTCGCTCGGGCGCCTCGGCCTCGACCACGTCGACATCTTCTACTCGCACCGCCCCGACCCCGAGACGCCGATCGAGGAGACCATGGGCGCCCTCGCGACGGCCGTCCGGCAGGGCAAGGCGATCTACGCCGGCATCTCGAACTACGACCCCGAGCAGACGCGCGCCGCCGCCGCCGCGCTCCGCGCCGAGGGCGTGCCCCTCACGATCCACCAGCCGCGCTACAACATGCTCGACCGGCGGCTCGAGCGGGGACTCCTCCCCGTCCTCGAGGAGCTCGGGGCGGGCGCGATCGTGTTCTCGCCGCTCGCGCAGGGGATGCTCACGAGCCGGTACCTCGACGGCATCCCCGAGGGCTCCCGCGCCGCCGAGGGCCGCTGGATCAGCGAGCGGAACATCACGGACGAGTACCTCGAGCACGCCCGCGCGCTCGAGGCGATCGCCCGGGGGCGCGAGCAGAGCCTCGCGCAGCTCGCGATCTCGTGGGTGCTGCGGCACCCGCAGGTGACGAGCGCGCTCGTCGGCGCCTCGAGCGTCCGCCAGCTCGAGCACACCCTGCGCGCCCTCGACGCCCCGGCGCTCGACGACGCGGAGCTCGCGGCGATCGAGCCGCATGCGGTGGACGGGCTCGAGGGGCGGGGCCGCTAG
- a CDS encoding DUF2017 family protein, which produces MTRIQVESDRIAVLFEAGEAGVLGSLAAQLAELMGHAEHPATAADPALRRILPEAYPDDAEASAEFRRYSQQELAGRKAAAATRLLEELGSSTVSSRPTRIDLDLADAERWLRTITDARLALASRLGILQDGDEPEDGPAAALYQWLGEVQWTLVDAVDELEAR; this is translated from the coding sequence GTGACGCGCATCCAGGTCGAGTCCGATCGCATCGCCGTGCTCTTCGAGGCCGGCGAGGCGGGCGTGCTCGGCAGCCTCGCCGCGCAGCTCGCCGAGCTCATGGGGCACGCCGAGCACCCGGCGACCGCCGCCGATCCGGCGCTGCGCCGCATCCTCCCCGAGGCCTACCCGGACGACGCGGAGGCGAGCGCCGAGTTCCGCCGGTACAGCCAGCAGGAGCTCGCGGGGCGCAAGGCCGCCGCCGCGACCCGACTGCTCGAGGAGCTCGGCAGCAGCACGGTCTCGAGCCGACCCACCCGCATCGACCTCGACCTCGCCGACGCCGAGCGCTGGCTCCGGACCATCACCGATGCGCGCCTCGCCCTCGCGAGCCGGCTCGGCATCCTGCAGGACGGCGATGAGCCGGAGGACGGCCCGGCGGCCGCGCTCTACCAGTGGCTCGGCGAGGTCCAGTGGACGCTCGTGGATGCGGTCGACGAGCTGGAGGCGCGCTGA
- a CDS encoding ATP-binding protein, translated as MSGSRMVVLVDGGSGAGKTRLATGLAAGMGAQLVSLDMFYPGWDGLEAGSRHVHEAVLDPAVAAWRRWDWLAQAPAEWHPVDPARPLVVEGCGALSVVNRSLVSLAIWIELDEPTRRARALARDGEAYAPHWERWAAQERAFWARERPRELADIVIDGALLGPEDPRPPAIARG; from the coding sequence GTGAGCGGGTCGCGGATGGTCGTCCTCGTGGACGGCGGATCGGGTGCCGGGAAGACCCGGCTCGCGACCGGGCTCGCGGCGGGGATGGGGGCGCAGCTCGTCAGCCTCGACATGTTCTATCCGGGCTGGGACGGGCTCGAGGCCGGCTCGCGACACGTGCACGAGGCGGTGCTGGATCCGGCGGTCGCGGCCTGGCGCCGCTGGGACTGGCTCGCCCAGGCTCCCGCGGAGTGGCATCCGGTCGACCCCGCTCGACCTCTCGTGGTCGAGGGATGCGGGGCCCTCAGCGTCGTGAACCGCTCGCTCGTCTCGCTCGCGATCTGGATCGAGCTCGACGAGCCGACGCGTCGTGCTCGGGCGCTCGCCCGCGATGGCGAGGCCTACGCGCCGCACTGGGAGCGCTGGGCGGCGCAGGAGCGCGCCTTCTGGGCGCGGGAGCGGCCGCGGGAGCTGGCCGACATCGTGATCGACGGCGCGCTGCTCGGGCCGGAGGATCCTCGCCCGCCGGCGATCGCGCGCGGCTAG
- a CDS encoding thioredoxin family protein: MRVELYTSAFCEPCMRTRAVLAEAARLVPRAEIVELDVVRHAEAAEVEGIRSTPTVVVRDDGGARVFRAEGIPTLDQVLTALARAV, from the coding sequence ATGCGCGTCGAGCTCTACACCTCCGCCTTCTGCGAGCCGTGCATGCGCACGCGCGCCGTGCTCGCCGAGGCCGCGCGGCTCGTGCCGCGGGCGGAGATCGTCGAGCTCGACGTCGTGCGGCATGCCGAGGCCGCCGAGGTCGAGGGCATCCGCTCCACCCCGACCGTCGTCGTCCGCGACGACGGCGGAGCGCGCGTCTTCCGCGCGGAGGGCATCCCGACGCTCGACCAGGTGTTGACGGCGCTCGCGCGCGCGGTCTGA